A genomic window from Pocillopora verrucosa isolate sample1 chromosome 7, ASM3666991v2, whole genome shotgun sequence includes:
- the LOC136282551 gene encoding TNF receptor-associated factor 5-like, whose product MLEPIILPDCGHTFCKTCISRVQQNPTTSHCPLCKKPLWSSTQLKTNFTLKKLVEKIEVKCTACNERGSIEVVARHTCPDALISCSNRGCQRSIKRKDEPTHKEECLYAVISCEQCHQNTTVANKELHLEKTCIRGEIRCPLKCRKRPRRMKLQTHLLVCEERQRQCRVNGCHFAGNFKEMEQHNKEQAEKHVSLLTEMGEKLLDVLLKKDTNDLTKTKMALGGFCWSIFNFKQMAADMLQAGNTAEPMASGVYEFEECSWRMLLYVRRTKCKLFLQLHRAVHPVRASFSLSLYWWLVARRLRFSVASTLVARSFLGGEFAGGYKWCLMI is encoded by the exons ATGCTGGAGCCAATTATTTTGCCGGACTGCGGGCACACGTTCTGCAAAACGTGTATTAGTAGGGTGCAGCAAAACCCAACTACCAGCCATTGCCCCCTTTGTAAAAAGCCTTTATGGAGCTCCACACAACTGAAGACAAACTTCACCCTCAAAAAGCTTGTGGAGAAGATCGAGGTAAAATGTACAGCGTGCAACGAGAGGGGGAGCATCGAAGTGGTAGCACGGCACACCTGCCCCGATGCCCTCATATCCTGTTCGAATAGGGGCTGCCAGCGCAGTATTAAAAGAAAGGATGAGCCGACCCATAAGGAGGAATGTCTCTACGCAGTCATCTCATGTGAACAATGCCACCAGAATACCACCGTGGCCAACAAGGAACTTCATCTTGAAAAGACTTGCATAAGGGGAGAAATCCGTTGCCCTCTAAAATGCAGGAAGCGTCCGAGAAG GATGAAGTTGCAAACCCATCTGCTTGTCTGCGAGGAGAGGCAGCGACAATGTAGAGTCAATGGATGCCATTTTGCTGGGAATTTTAAGGAGATGGAGCAACATAACAAGGAGCAAGCAGAAAAGCACGTGTCACTGCTGACAGAGATGGGTGAAAAGCTCTTAGACGTATTACTTAAAAAG GACACGAATGACTTGACCAAGACAAAAATGGCACTCGGAGGTTTCTGTTGGTCCATCTTTAACTTCAAACAAATGGCAGCAGATATGCTACAAGCCGGAAACACTGCAGAACCTATGGCCAGCGGAGTTTACGAATTTGAAGAGTGTAGTTGGAGGATGCTGCTGTACGTACGTCGCACAAAGTGCAAGTTATTCTTGCAGTTGCACCGAGCCGTTCATCCTGTACGAGCTTCATTCAG tttatctctttattggtggttggtggcgagaagacttcgcttctcggtggcgagtacgttggtggcaagatcgttccttggtggcgagttcgctggtg GTTATAAATGGTGTCTGATGATTTAG
- the LOC131772232 gene encoding uncharacterized protein, producing MQALGGQTLGAPQIILCTPSMGGSSQPTPVERYAGSFFDFSQISEAVQRAAEAVEIAHANWRKILESRALQIEQDEVFHAAQEADASKVWLFQQIFTLKQGDFFSLLLP from the exons ATGCAGGCACTTGGTGGCCAAACTCTTGGTGCACCTCAGATTATTCTGTGTACACCATCCATGGGGGGGTCAAGCCAACCCACACCTGTGGAGAGATATGCAG ggaGCTTTTTTGACTTTTCCCAAATAAGTGAGGCGGTGCAAAGGGCAGCAGAAGCCGTGGAAATTGCACATGCCAACTG GAGGAAGATTTTGGAATCACGAGCTTTGCAGATTGAACAAGATGAGGTGTTCCATGCAGCTCAGGAAGCAGATGCTTCTAAAGTATGGTTATTTCAACAGATTTTTACCTTAAAACAAGGAGATTTCTTTAGCCTTCTTCTGCCTTAA